Proteins from one Hoplias malabaricus isolate fHopMal1 chromosome 2, fHopMal1.hap1, whole genome shotgun sequence genomic window:
- the casp3a gene encoding caspase-3a → MSDQPDKKETANGDAVDARKADAPDAGQAAGGEPMQVDAKGHSHSFRYSLNYSNLGHCVIINNKNFHGSTGMNQRNGTDVDAGNVMKVFGKLGYKVKVFNDQTVDQIKQVLATVAREDHSRCASFVCVLLSHGDEGVFFGTDGAVELKALTSLFRGNRCTSLVGKPKLFFIQACRGTDLDAGIEMDSNYDGSPVKIPVEADFLYAYSTAPGYYSWRNTMTGSWFIQSLCEMFSKYGKELELMQILTRVNHKVALDFESTSNAPGFDAKKQIPCVVHMLTKEMYFTS, encoded by the exons ATGTCTGACCAGCCGGACAAGAAGGAGACGGCGAATGGAGACGCTGTGGACGCGAGGAAGGCAGACGCTCCTGA TGCCGGTCAGGCTGCAGGAGGAGAGCCGATGCAGGTGGACGCGAAGGGTCACTCACACAGCTTCAGATACAGTCTGAACTACTCGAATCTTGGCCACTGTGTCATTATCAACAACAAGAACTTCCATGGGAGCACTG GAATGAATCAGCGTAACGGTACAGATGTGGATGCCGGTAATGTCATGAAAGTGTTCGGAAAGCTGGGATACAAAGTGAAAGTGTTCAATGACCAGACAGTGGACCAGATCAAGCAGGTCTTAGCTACAG TTGCCAGGGAGGACCACAGCCGCTGTGcctcgtttgtgtgtgtgttgctgagtCACGGGGACGagggtgtgttttttgggacGGATGGAGCCGTGGAGTTGAAGGCTTTAACCAGCCTCTTCAGAGGAAACCGCTGCACTTCGCTAGTGGGCAAACCCAAACTCTTCTTCATACAG GCCTGCAGAGGCACGGACCTGGATGCAGGGATCGAAATGGACAGTAACTATGATGGTTCACCTGTGAAAATTCCAGTGGAGGCAGATTTCCTCTACGCCTACTCAACGGCTCCAG GTTACTACTCGTGGAGGAACACCATGACTGGCTCCTGGTTCATCCAGTCTCTGTGTGAGATGTTCAGCAAATACGGCAAAGAGCTGGAGCTCATGCAGATATTGACCAGAGTCAACCACAAGGTGGCGCTGGACTTCGAGTCCACTTCCAACGCCCCGGGCTTTGACGCCAAGAAGCAGATCCCCTGCGTAGTGCACATGCTGACCAAAGAGATGTACTTCACATCTTGA